The window GTTTTTGTCACAATCATCTGGGGCAGTGCATTTGTCGTCGTAAAAAACGCTACCAGCACTGTTCCAACAAGCTATATTATTGCAATACGTTTCGGAATCGCTGTTTTTCTCATGTCCGTAATCTTTCACAATCGTTTGAGAAACATAGATTTTAACTGCATAAAATCCGGTGCCATTCTTGGAGTTGTGCTTTTTATAGCATATTATCTGCAGACAATTGGCGTCAAGTATACGACGGCGGGAAACAATGCATTTTTAACAGCGGTCTATGTTATGGTGGTGCCGTTTCTTTACTGGCTTCTCAAAAGTGAAAAACCGGATGCATACAATATTGCAGCTGCATTCATATGCATTGCCGGAATCGGTCTTCTATCCCTGCATTCCGGATTTTCAATGAATATTGGAGACATCCTTTCCCTTTTATGCGGAGTCGCTTTTGCCGCGCAGATTGTAGCAATAAGTATTTTAACCGAAAAGAATGATCCTATTCTGCTATCTTTTACGCAATTTACGGTCACGGCAGTGATCGCTCTTGTCGTTGCACTCTGTACGGAAACTTTTCCTGCTCATTTGGGAACCGATTCCATTACCTCGCTGTTGTATATCGGAGTATTCAGTACGCTGATCGCACTTGTTTTACAAACGGTTTGTCAAAAATATACGCCACCGGCAAGGGCTTCCCTGATTATGTCTTTGGAATCTCTGTTTGGCACGGTATTCGGAATCATATTTTTGAACGAAGTACTTACACTGAAAACACTTGGAGGATTTTTGCTGATATTCGCTTCTATTCTTATTTCGGAAACGAAGCTTTCGTTTATTAAATCAAATCAGAAGGATACGGAACTTCAAAACGAAATTACGAAATGACAAAACAATGTAAAGACCTTCTGCTACGGTTTTAATCTCGTAACAGAAGGTCTTTGTTTATGAGTTAAGCAATTTTTTCAAATATTTTCCCGTATAGGATTCCTTAACTTTCACAATTTGCTCCGGGGTGCCTTTGGCGATGATTTCTCCCCCCCCGTCTCCGCCCTCCGGCCCAAGATCAATAATATAATCCGCCGTTTTTATCAAATCCAGATTATGCTCAATCACGACAACGGTGTTTCCGCTGTCAACCAATTTTTGCAGCACTTCAATCAGCTTGTGGACGTCCGCAATATGAAGGCCGGTTGTCGGTTCATCCAGAATATAAATCGTTCTTCCGGTCGAGCGTTTGGAAAGTTCAGTGGCAAGTTTCACCCTTTGCGCTTCACCGCCAGACAGCGTCGTTGCCGGCTGTCCTATTTTGACATAACCGAGTCCGACATCCTGCAGCGTTTGCAGTTTACGGGCGATCCGGGGAATACTTGCAAAAAATTCAAGCCCCTCTTCCACCGTCATTTCAAGTACATCATAAATGCTTTTTCCCTTGTACTTAATTTCTAGCGTCTCACGGTTATAACGCTTTCCCTTACATACATCACAGGGAACATACACGTCAGGAAGAAAATGCATTTCAATTTTAATAATGCCATCCCCCTGGCAGGCTTCACAGCGACCGCCCTTTACGTTAAACGAAAACCGTCCGGAATTAAAGCCGCGCAGCTTCGCGTCCTGCGTTGAAGCATAGAGATCGCGGATATCCGTGAATACGCCGGTATAGGTCGCGGGATTGGAACGGGGGGTTCTGCCGATGGGCGACTGATTGATTTCAATAACCTTGTCCAATTCGGACACGCCCTTGATGTCTTTATAAGCCCCGGGGCGGCACTTGGCTCCATTCAGTTCCGAAGCGAGATATTTGTATAATATTTCGTTGATTAACGAAGATTTTCCGGAACCGGACACACCGGTAATGCAGACAAATTCACCGAGCGGGATGTCAACATTCACATTCTTCAGATTGTTCTGCGACGCACCGATGATCTTCAGCTTTTTGCCGTTTCCTTTACGGCGTTTTTCAGGTATCTCAACCTTCTTTTTTCCGCTTAAATATTGTCCTGTAATGGATTCCTTGCAGTTTACAATATCGTCCACCTTGCCGTTAAACACGACATACCCGCCATGAATGCCGGCGCCCGGTCCGATATCCACGATATGGTCGGCGGCACGCATCGTTTCCTCATCATGCTCCACGACAATCACGGTGTTGCCTAAATCGCGCAGCCGCTTTAATGTGGCAAGCAGCTTGTCATTGTCGCGCTGATGCAGACCGATGCTCGGCTCGTCAAGAATGTAAAGCACGCCCATCAGCGACGAGCCGATTTGTGTAGCAAGGCGGATACGCTGGCTTTCTCCCCCTGAAAGTGTTCCTGAAGAACGCGAAAGTGTAAGGTATTCCAGTCCAACGCTCTGAAGGAAACCAAGCCGGCTTTTGATCTCTTTTAAAATAGCGGATGCAATCATCGTATCCCGTTCGGAAAGCTCGAGATGATTGATGAAGTCGAGTGCCTGCGTGACCGACTTATCACAGAAATCACTGATATTGGTTCCGCCTACGGTCACAGCAAGGCTGATCGGAGAAAGGCGCTTCCCATGGCAGGCGTCACAGGGAATCGCGCTCATATAGGACTCTATTTCCTCTTTAATCCAGTTGCTCTGGCTTTCACGGAACCGCCGTTCAAGATTGTTGATAATCCCCTCAAACTCGGTTTTATAGATGCCGCTTCCATACTCGTTGCTGCGCTCAATCTGTATTTTCTCACCTTTTGTACCGTAAAGAAGGATGTCAAGAGCCTCCGGCGGCAGCTTGCCAATCGGCGTATCAAGCGAAAAGTGGTAGTGCTTGGAAAGCGCAATCATATACATAGAAGCAATGGCGCTGCCCTCCATGGCCCAACCGCTTGCTTTCAGTCCCCCTTTGTGGATGGAAAGCGATTTATCAGGCATGATTAAATCCGGATCGATTTTCATAAATACGCCCAGCCCTGTACATTTGGGACATGCTCCGAAAGGATTGTTAAAGGAAAACATGCGGGGAGTCAATTCTTCCACACTGATTCCGTGTTCCGGGCAGGCATAATTCTGCGAGAAAGTAATGTCTTCTCCTCCGGAAACGCTGATTACGGTAATACCGCCGGAAAGAGTTGACGCGGTTTCAATGGAGTCGGACAAACGTGAATGAATGGACGGGTTAATGACAAGCCTGTCCACGATGATTTCAATCGTATGTTTTTTATTTTTCTCCAGCTCGATTGTTTCGGATAAATCATAGAGATTGCCGTCCACGCGTACACGAACAAAACCGCCCTTACGTGCGGCTTCAAACTCTTTTGTATGTTCGCCCTTGCGCGCTCTTACCACAGGAGCAAGCACCTGAATTTTGGTGCCTTCCGGAAAGTTAAGAACACGATCGACAATCTGGTCAATTGTCTGCTGTTTTATTTCTCTGCCGCAGATCGGGCAGTGCGGAACGCCGACTCTCGCATACAGTAGACGCAGATAGTCGTAAATTTCCGTGACCGTGCCGACGGTGGAACGGGGGTTTTTCGAGGTCGTTTTCTGATCGATGGAAATGGCCGGAGAAAGCCCCTCAATGTAATCCACATCCGGTTTTTCCATCTGCCCCAAAAACTGGCGCGCATAAGACGACAGCGATTCAACGTAACGGCGCTGCCCTTCCGCATAAATCGTATCGAATGCAAGCGAGGATTTTCCGGAACCGGAAAGACCTGTAAAAACAATCAGTTTATCTCTTGGTATTTCAATATCTATATTCTTTAGATTGTGTTCCCTTGCGCCCTTAACAAAAATATTCTTTGCTGTCATTAATATAATTTCCTCCGTAGTGTTCATGCCGGCTATTTTTCACCGCTCAGTTGTTTTATCTTGTCACGCAAATAGGCCGCGTGCTCAAATTCAAGCAGTTTTGCAGCCGCTTTCATTTCCCTTGTCAGCTGTTCAATCATTTGCTTCCGTTCAATTGGATTCAGATATTTATGTTTCTTTCCCTTGTCATCGTCTTTATGAGAGGATATTTCCAGTATATCCGAAACTTTCTTAATGATTGTTTGAGGAGTAATCCCATGTTCCTTGTTGTATGCCGTCTGAATCTTCCGGCGGCGTTCCGTTTCACGAATGGCCGATTCCATGGATGGCGTAACCGTATCGGCATACATGATGACCTGTCCCTTCGAATTACGCGCCGCACGCCCGATGGTCTGTATCAGAGCACGCGCAGAACGTAAAAAGCCTTCCTTGTCTGCATCCAGAATAGTCACAAGGGAAACCTCGGGGAGATCCAGTCCTTCACGCAGAAGATTAATTCCGACCAGCACGTCAAACTCACCAAGACGCAAGTCGCGTATTATTTCCATCCGCTCAACGGTATCAATATCATGGTGCATATATCTGACGCGAATCCCCATTCCCTCCAGATAAGAAGTTAAGTCCTCTGCCATCTTCTTAGTCAGTGTGGTTACGAGAACGCGCTCTCCGTCGGCAGCTCTCACATTGATTTCAGAAATCAGATCGTCAATCTGTCCGTCCGTCGGTTTGACAATAATTTCGGGGTCGACAAGTCCGGTTGGACGAATGACCTGCTCGACGATTTGAGCGGATTTTTCTTTTTCAAGATCGCCCGGTGTTGCGCTGACAAAAATCGCCTGATTGACATGCTCGTAAAATTCATCAAAGTTCAGCGGACGGTTGTCATACGCCGACGGAAGACGGAACCCAAAATCAATCAGCGACTGCTTCCTTGCCCGATCACCGGCATACATAGAGCGAACCTGCGGCAGACTTACATGCGATTCATCTACGAACAGCAGAAAATCCTTCGGAAAATAGTCCAATAAAGTAAAAGGCGAGCTGCCAAGAGCACGTCCTGACATCACACGCGAATAGTTTTCGATCCCTTTACAAAAACCGATTTCCCCCAGCATCTCTATATCATACTGGGTGCGTTCCTGTATTCTTTGGGCTTCAATCAGTTTTCCGTTCTCTTTAAAGAAAGCAACCCGTTCTTCCATTTCCTGTTCAATTTCATTTAAAGCACGCTGCATTTTTTCACGCGGAACAATGTAATGGGACGCCGGATAGATTGCAACATGTTTTAATACAGCTTTCAGTTCCCCTGTTAAGGCATTGATCTCGCTGATCCTGTCAATTTCATCACCAAAAAACTCAATTCTCACACAAGTATCATTTGATTGCGCGGGAAATATTTCAACCACATCGCCGCGCACTCTGAATTTATTACGGATAAAATTAATATCATTCCGTTCATATTGGATTTCCACCAGTTTTCTAAGCAAATCATCCCGGCTTTTTTTCATGCCTGGACGCAGGGAAATGACCATGGTACGATAATCAATCGGGTCGCCCAAACTGTAAATACAGGACACACTGGCAACAATGATAACATCGCGCCGTTCCGAAAGAGCCGA of the uncultured Caproiciproducens sp. genome contains:
- a CDS encoding DMT family transporter translates to MKIKNKALAADLGLVFVTIIWGSAFVVVKNATSTVPTSYIIAIRFGIAVFLMSVIFHNRLRNIDFNCIKSGAILGVVLFIAYYLQTIGVKYTTAGNNAFLTAVYVMVVPFLYWLLKSEKPDAYNIAAAFICIAGIGLLSLHSGFSMNIGDILSLLCGVAFAAQIVAISILTEKNDPILLSFTQFTVTAVIALVVALCTETFPAHLGTDSITSLLYIGVFSTLIALVLQTVCQKYTPPARASLIMSLESLFGTVFGIIFLNEVLTLKTLGGFLLIFASILISETKLSFIKSNQKDTELQNEITK
- the uvrA gene encoding excinuclease ABC subunit UvrA, yielding MTAKNIFVKGAREHNLKNIDIEIPRDKLIVFTGLSGSGKSSLAFDTIYAEGQRRYVESLSSYARQFLGQMEKPDVDYIEGLSPAISIDQKTTSKNPRSTVGTVTEIYDYLRLLYARVGVPHCPICGREIKQQTIDQIVDRVLNFPEGTKIQVLAPVVRARKGEHTKEFEAARKGGFVRVRVDGNLYDLSETIELEKNKKHTIEIIVDRLVINPSIHSRLSDSIETASTLSGGITVISVSGGEDITFSQNYACPEHGISVEELTPRMFSFNNPFGACPKCTGLGVFMKIDPDLIMPDKSLSIHKGGLKASGWAMEGSAIASMYMIALSKHYHFSLDTPIGKLPPEALDILLYGTKGEKIQIERSNEYGSGIYKTEFEGIINNLERRFRESQSNWIKEEIESYMSAIPCDACHGKRLSPISLAVTVGGTNISDFCDKSVTQALDFINHLELSERDTMIASAILKEIKSRLGFLQSVGLEYLTLSRSSGTLSGGESQRIRLATQIGSSLMGVLYILDEPSIGLHQRDNDKLLATLKRLRDLGNTVIVVEHDEETMRAADHIVDIGPGAGIHGGYVVFNGKVDDIVNCKESITGQYLSGKKKVEIPEKRRKGNGKKLKIIGASQNNLKNVNVDIPLGEFVCITGVSGSGKSSLINEILYKYLASELNGAKCRPGAYKDIKGVSELDKVIEINQSPIGRTPRSNPATYTGVFTDIRDLYASTQDAKLRGFNSGRFSFNVKGGRCEACQGDGIIKIEMHFLPDVYVPCDVCKGKRYNRETLEIKYKGKSIYDVLEMTVEEGLEFFASIPRIARKLQTLQDVGLGYVKIGQPATTLSGGEAQRVKLATELSKRSTGRTIYILDEPTTGLHIADVHKLIEVLQKLVDSGNTVVVIEHNLDLIKTADYIIDLGPEGGDGGGEIIAKGTPEQIVKVKESYTGKYLKKLLNS
- the uvrB gene encoding excinuclease ABC subunit UvrB, yielding MDFKLVSQYQPKGDQPKAIQQLVQGIQKGDREQTLLGVTGSGKTFTMANVIAQMNRPTLVLAHNKTLAAQLCSEFREFFPENEVEYFVSYYDYYQPEAYIATTDTYIEKDSAINDEIDKLRHSATSALSERRDVIIVASVSCIYSLGDPIDYRTMVISLRPGMKKSRDDLLRKLVEIQYERNDINFIRNKFRVRGDVVEIFPAQSNDTCVRIEFFGDEIDRISEINALTGELKAVLKHVAIYPASHYIVPREKMQRALNEIEQEMEERVAFFKENGKLIEAQRIQERTQYDIEMLGEIGFCKGIENYSRVMSGRALGSSPFTLLDYFPKDFLLFVDESHVSLPQVRSMYAGDRARKQSLIDFGFRLPSAYDNRPLNFDEFYEHVNQAIFVSATPGDLEKEKSAQIVEQVIRPTGLVDPEIIVKPTDGQIDDLISEINVRAADGERVLVTTLTKKMAEDLTSYLEGMGIRVRYMHHDIDTVERMEIIRDLRLGEFDVLVGINLLREGLDLPEVSLVTILDADKEGFLRSARALIQTIGRAARNSKGQVIMYADTVTPSMESAIRETERRRKIQTAYNKEHGITPQTIIKKVSDILEISSHKDDDKGKKHKYLNPIERKQMIEQLTREMKAAAKLLEFEHAAYLRDKIKQLSGEK